Below is a window of Neodiprion virginianus isolate iyNeoVirg1 chromosome 4, iyNeoVirg1.1, whole genome shotgun sequence DNA.
CGTACGATGCTTATACGTCTCGTGACCCGGCCGCCATGGCGATTCGAACTGTACAACAGTAATGTGGTTATTCCATGAAATCtaactgaaaattataaagGCTGCGGTACATCGTAACGTTGATAATCGCTCGTTTATACCGGCTACTGCCGCGCTTTATCGCGCGCTTTTTGCGATACGACGATGACGGAATGTACTTATGCTGTTTTCTGCGGCTCTCGGAATTGGCAAAACAAAGAGTCATCTAAACCGGAAAtgtcgattaaaaaaattgaactttgtAACTAAGTGTGCTTACTTTCGTAACCGACGGCGTGATTTAAGGTCGTATTTTCTGCTGGTACTAGTAAATTATTCATCGATAATTAACTGTAGAATGCAAGCGGTAGCAATAATTTAAGATAATTGATTAGGAATCATGCATTTTTCTATGCAGAGGGGCTCTTCAAGCAGGTCTTAGCATATAGGTTCAAGAGAGCTAGtcataaagaaaaaaacttttatcattcagagaaaaaaaaattaacagacATACACTGAAAACGCGTTTTAACCGCCATTTTCTGCTTCTATAGTCAAATTCGAATTTATTCAGGCATAGGGAAACCTTAATAATTGGAATGTGACTAATGAACAACGTCTATAATAATACGtctataaaatatacatatataatatatatatatacaactaATGCTCTATTTGTGTTTcaggaaagaaaatttgccataaatcgaagaaaaatggCAGTCTGCGTCGCCATAATTTAAAATGCTATCAACCACTTGGAACAATGTGCTACGTAATAGTAACCGGTCGCAGTCTCTTTTGGACATTAATGTCCCTGAGTGCTGTGTTAGCTATGTTCTCGGCATTGATGACTCCAAGATGGCTGGCAGGGCCCCCGACTAGTGAAGATATCGGTGAGACTTTCCGAACTGTTTCAATCATAACGAACCATTATATGCAATAATGCCGAAAATACAGTGCCGTTTTTGATTTCACGTAGAAAATGGTACCGCACTTCATGGCAAACCAAATTGGgaagattttaattttgatgGTCTTGCGACACTTTCCTCGACATCTCCTGACTGTTGGAAAGCCGCATTCTTCTTCCTGGCACTTGGATTGGCCGTAATGACAGCCACGGTAGTAGCCGCATTGATAGGTTGCTGCGTCCAGAGTATTGGCAAGAAGAGTATTTTCGACTTAGCTGGCGTTGCACAATCGATTGCGggtaggtgaaaaaaaagatgttgaGAAAAAGAATGTACTATATTTCACGGGATATTGGTATGTAAGTAACTGGCTGAAAAAGTGGATGATTTTTGTGACGGCTCCATATTTTAGGCCTACACCTTACTTCCATTCCAGAAAATCGTATAACGTCACGTAATACGGACTAAAATCTGCGTGGAAAGGcactgaataattttaaaaacctGCGTTTGGATTCGTTTCTTAGTTTTGGATTCTTTGCAGAACAGAATAAACAGCCAGAAAGACAACATAAAATCCCCTATAACCTTTTCACCATGGACGTGAATTTATTCGTTATTCTCGTGAAAATCATCGATGCTGATCCGTTCCGTCATTATGAGCCATCGGCTATCAAAATCCGCTTAGGTTTAAGATAGCTACAGGCATATAAGggaaattgtttatttttcctgCAAGTGAGATtagcatatacgtatatataacgCTTGTCAACTGAAAGAGAAAGTATAAATGAATCAAATTGTAAGAATTCATTTTCAGCAGATTTTTTACCGTTAAGAAATAAACGGCTGCAAAAGATATAGACATGAGCTGACGCTTCTCAAAAATCCACAATAGTCGAATTTCGTTCATTCGGTTCATTTTGAGGCTTGACTAACGATAAGATACATTTCGGtaagaaaatcatttttcgtaattagacaaaaaaaaatttttgaatcgaaTATTGTGCCCAGATATGATTTTCCCTGTTACATTAAAACCCATTTCTAATCTGTAAGAATTTACTTTAATTGTTTTAAGGTATCATGTATCTCCTTGGGATGATTTTGTACGTTGCGGGATGGGGCTCAAGCAAAATTCAAGCGCTTTGCGGTGATGAAGCAGTGCCTTTTTACCTGGGAAACTGCAGTCTTGGTAAGATATACCTGCGTGTATAATTGCATATTTAGTGATTGTGTGTAGCAGATAATCCTAAATCTTTGTGATTTTTTGCTAACCTATATATAATACAGTTTATCCACTCGGTTTAGTCACACCCTTCGCAATAATTGTTGgataatatcaaatttttaatatcatgATGAAAACAATGGGCTTGATCCTTTATTTTCGCTGTGACATTACTTTCTATGACGTATGAGATACTGCTAAACCAAATAGACAAACTGTACACCAACTGATTTGCGATAAACTTCTTGATGGAACGTTACGTCAAATTCGCAGTAcacgaaaaaaatcaaaatatactGAGACAGATTCTACTTGATGTCTGCCAATTCGAATGTTAAGATAAAACTAAATGATTGATAACTCAAATCTATCCGAATTAATCGTTTTATTGTCTCGAATATCACGTGCCTGCGGATTTGGGTTCGTTCAATTTGTTTAAGTTTGCATTCTACGTTACGCAATTTCAATTCACTCCAATCTGTGATATGCAATTCCGTCTCTAACCATTCATATTCTGCGAAAAAACACATTGAACCAGTCGTGCAAGCTTGTTATCGATTATATGTAACTTTGCTATCGAAAAACAGTTTCAACTGGATTCAAGTTTTCTACTGTTTTTAGACCGTACTCCCCCCTAATAACACAAAACAACTATGAACAATTTTAGATCTCTAACTATCAACTAAATTCTAAAAACTGCAAAGTCTCCACCTCGCCAAATTCACTTCTATGTGTGTTACCCAAAATATAACATCACGTAAAAGAACCAATCGCCGTTGTGCTTTACTTGAAAGTACCAAACACCCactattataattttgatgtGCCGAAAGTTCCGATCAATCAAACATGATAGAAACAATACTTCAGTTGCCACTAGTACTGAGTTCCAATGATTTTTGGAGAGTGAATAAAACCTGAATTCACACTTAAATTTGAGACTCAAAATAACTCGATTCTGGACAAATCTGAGGCACATAAATTATAAGCGATGCGCTgtcaatttcttgaaattcatGTATTTTCAGGCTGGGCATCCTACTTGGCTGTGCTAGGAGTACTCCTGACATTTGCGTCTGCGGTTTTCAGCAGCCAGGCTGAAAAATCAACGGCCAGTGATAAAGTACAGGACCAGATAAACGAAGGGAAGACTCTTATTTGCCTAGCCTAGTTTGTAAGATTAGAGCCCAAGCCTAGCCGGCGTGATAGATTTGAAACgtcagtttgaaaatattatccGAAATCATCATGTACGTTGATTATAGATGTAACATTTTACATGTAAGCTAACGAATACTTATTTACCACAAACGGCTGATATTGCTACTCCTTTAAGGAATTATGGCTTCGTAAGGATAATGCAGTGAAATGTTGTGAGTGatgctgagaaaaatttttgaacataCACGTACAATTCAAAAACTTTACgcagtcaattttttttgcgcTTTTCCGAATTAGATTGATACAGAATCATGAATATGACACGTGATTGAATATGGAGAAAATGTTGATACTGAAAAAGTTGCACCTGAAACGAGGGTTTGACTTCTcatgtatgcataaaataAGATAATTAAGAATATAagacgtattttttgtttcccatTACACACTGTAATTTCAAAGAtcatatacaaatatattctgattatacaaataaacaaacgacCTAATTATTGTTTCCTGGACTGCCAAGTTCGAAATTAGAACATACATTCATCGCCATCTTCCGTCTCCGTCTAAATACCTGAGCTATCTCTGTTCAGTCTGTGTGCGTTATTTACGTGGTGAAAATTGTACTTTCGATTCATATGACCCcttcccgactaattggaaACCCAGCAACGTAAAAAACACAGCGAAGAGAGCGTCGAATCAACAGAAGAGAGAATACGAAGGAAAGAACGCCTGCTGAGGAATGTCGAAAACACTAGTTCTCGTTCTTTGGCTGTAACTTATGATGCGTTGGTCGCAGCGTCTTGGGACTGCGCTGAATCGATTCGTCTCGCAAAATtgcgtccgaatagtgccagaaaaaatttatgccagcacttattaaatattaatcctcacgtaatatttttgatatgttctgatattgaaaatatttattgctattccaggtacaacccgaggtggttatcggtggttgttcgaggtggttggcgattgttggaggtggtcggaggtggacgaggaggaggacgaactgaactaagtctcaaagccctgttgacataaaagcagctattcgatagaaattatagtttatagtttacacagcccattgcatgatatttcattacaaatacatatgtttcaatgtatttaggaataatttatgaaatatacagaggtcatgtgcaaataataaatgaattcgaccgcagtttgatgtatttaTTAGagttttaacaataaatttaagctttgttacttcttttattttattatggataatcaaaaacatttccgactaatcgtgctgtggaagcatggggattaaaccaaacgtagcaaaagattagaaacagtgtatgtagagtacgggtatttttctcataatgcaaatagaatagaataccacgccttgcgaattagctttccagtcagagatgaatgatgaattttaaggactgcattatcgttgttgaatactctacgcctcatgggaaacgaaaatctgtaacgataaaattgatgcaccggatcatcgtcgactttaacttttgaaatgtcctaacatttccgaacacctccaaccatcctatttacctatattaccaGATTatctatgatatgaaaagagaagaattattcatttcgaaatgggattctattcgacgcgcgctcgatgtattccataacattagtattcataattattccaacaacttttcatttgctctctcgatcttgaattttcataggcatagaatcgaaacgttgttttagctggtcgcaagtgaagtatctgcgttgggtagaggagcagaattgtttttcgaaaagtattcggatggaaaaaaattcagagtaactgtaatacatcacggatgcgttaattttgaacgagatgaaacggatgcttcgtatatgagacggtatttaacgctgcgtagtggtttaaagacctagaaaggtgatagggagagaaagaacgacgcttcttaacacttcgagtgtattttaacacacatttgcaagatacgagcgaaatttttcatcatccaactgtcgcagaacggcagcgttattagccgacccgttcactgaagaatatatcttgagtcaacggctgaccatcgaagggcctggccgcttgagtctggaatcggcaggagagataaagtgcgtatttcttgtatgaaatgtgaaagctaaaatcattatacatcatatcatatcatcataccttatacatcgtacatcatacatcatcatacatagtatcaaagttcgaaaccatagtttggatgtcggacgttcagaaagtgacgtcaccaattcaaaatcagctagccgaaattctcagtctggaaacaaccgcgcagtagagcggacgcatgagagtcgcgctccgcaaatttcgagtacggggttctcaacctcccggatcccgcgcttcgggtccgctacgcggtgaaactcaacttccaggataagcgctccgtggttcctggttcacctttacaataaattatttcaattcgtttttcgcgcaaccccaaattcggtggctgtcagtccgctaataaaatttctcgacttccaggataagcgctccgtggttcctggttcacctttacaataaattatttcaattcgtttttcgcgcaaccccaagttcggtggctgtcagtccgctaataaaatttctcgacttccaggataagcgctccgtggttcctggttcacctttacaataaattatttcaattcgtttttcgcgcaaccccaagttcggtggctgtcagtccgctaataaaatttctcgacttccaggataagcgctccgtggttcctggttcacctttacaataaattatttcaattcgtttttcgcgcaaccccaaattcggtggctgtcagtccgctaataaaatttctcgacttccaggataagcgctccgtggttcctggttcacctttacaataaattatttcaattcgtttttcgcgcaaccccaaattcggtggctgtcagtccgctaataaaatttctcgacttccaggataagcgctccgtggttcctggttcacctttacaataaattatttcaattcgtttttcgcgcaaccccaaattcggtggctgtcagtccgctaataaaatttctcgacttccaggataagcgctccgtggttcctggttcacctttacaataaattatttcaattcgtttttcgcgcaaccccaagttcggtggctgtcagtccgctaataaaatttctcgacttccaggataagcgctccgtggttcctggttcacctttacaataaattatttcaattcgtttttcgcgcaaccccaagttcggtggctgtcagtccgctaataaaatttctcgacttccaggataagcgctccgtggttcctggttcacctttacaataaattatttcaattcgtttttcgcgcaaccccaagttcggtggctgtcagtccgctaataaaatttctcgacttccaggataagcgctccgtggttcctggttcacctttacaataaattatttcaattcgtttttcgcgcaaccccaaattcggtggctgtcagtccgctaataaaatttctcgacttccaggataagcgctccgtggttcctggttcacctttacaataaattatttcaattcgtttttcgcgcaaccccaaattcggtggctgtcagtccgctaataaaatttctcgacttccaggataagcgctccgtggttcctggttcacctttacaataaattatttcaattcgtttttcgcgcaaccccaaattcggtggctgtcagtccgctaataaaatttctcgacttccaggataagcgctccgtggttcctggttcacctttacaataaattatttcaattcgtttttcgcgcaaccccaagttcggtggctgtcagtccgctaataaaatttctcgacttccaggataagcgctccgtggttcctggttcacctttacaataaattatttcaattcgtttttcgcgcaaccccaaattcggtggctgtcagtccgccaataaaatttctcgacttccaggataagcgctccgtggttcctggttcacctttacaataaattatttcaattcgtttttcgcgcaaccccaaattcggtggctgtcagtccgccaataaaatttctcgacttccaggataagcgctccgtggttcctggttcacctttacaataaattatttcaattcgtttttcgcgcaaccccaaattcggtggctgtcagtccgctaataaaatttctcgacttccaggataagcgctccgtggttcctggttcacctttacaataaattatttcaattcgtttttcgcgcaaccccaaattcggtagctgtcagtccgctaataaaatttctcgacttccaggataagcgctccgtggttcctggttcacgtttacaataaattatttcaattcgtttttcgcgcaaccccaaattcggtagctgtcagtccgctaataaaatttctcgacttccgggataaggttgctgggtgagtaaaacactttcataatatttgatggcaattgtaattatatttcatctgaaatattacaaacttgtcacgtttacaataaattatttcaattcatgtttcgtgcaagcacatattcagtagctatgaataatcttgtacaattcattatattattaattgattgaataaatacattaatccttacacaatatttttgatgtgttcctatacttaaaatattcattactattccaggtattacccgaggtggtcggaggtggacgaggaggaggacgagctggacgaggaggaagaccaggtggacgaggaggaggcggggtgggtcgtgggagacgacctctcctctcctcagaggaggggagggggaggggcagggaagggggagaggcgggtggggagggggaagggaagggacgggaagggatgggcggcggggaggggggagagagggagggggggagggagggtgagagggagggagggcgggagggagggcgggagggagggagggagggaggaagggagcGGGAAGGGGTGGGCGGGGGGGTGTTTTGCTCTATTAACTTTAATGggctcgcatcgacatccgtcctccactctctccctcccaccctccctccctcccgccctccctcccaccctcccgcgctccctccccctccccgccaccctccccccccccttcccttccccctccccgcccacctctccctcttccctgcccctccccctcccctcctctgaggagaggagaggtcctctcccacgacccaccccgcctcctcatcgtccacctcgtcctcctcctcgtccacctggtcctcctcctcgtccagctcgtcctcctcctcgtccacctccgaccacctcgtgtaatacctggaatagtaatgaatatttttagtataggaacacatcaaaaatattgtgtaaggattaatgtatttattcaatcaattaataatataatgaattgtacaagattattcatagctactgaatatgtgcttgcacgacaaatgaattgaaataatttgttgtaaacgtgacaagtttgtaatatttcaggtgaaatataattacaattgccatcaaatattataagaatatcaaataattaattaataatataatgaattgtataagattattcatagctactgaatatgtgcttgcacgaaaaatgaattgaaataatttgttgtaaacgtgacaagtttgtaatatttcaggtgaaatataattacaattgccatcaaatattatgagaatattaattaatttattaataatgtaataaattgtataagattattcatagctactgaatatgtgcttgcacgaaaaatgaattgaaataatttattgtaagcatgactagtttgaaatatttcaaataaaatataattacaattgccatgaaatattataagagtgttttactcaccgagcacaaatcctcgtcctccttgtcctcctcctcgtccaccgcCGACCATCTTCAACCACCCCCAACGACCGagtgacagctaccgaatttgggttgcgcgaaaaacgaattgaaataatttattgtaaacatgaaccaggaaccacggagcgcttatcccggaagtcgagaaattttattagcggagtgacagctaccgaatttggggttgcgcgaaaaacgaattgaaataatttattgtaaacgtgaaccaggaaccacggagcgcttatcccggaagtcgagaaattttattagcggagtgacagctaccgaatttggggttgcgcgaaaaacgaattgaaataatttattgtaaacgtgaaccaggaaccacggagcgcttatcccggaagtcgagaaattttattagcggagtgacagctaccgaatttggggttgcgcgaaaaacgaattgaaataatttattgtaaacgtgaaccaggaaccacggagcgcttatcctggaagtcgagaaattttattagcggagtgacagctaccgaatttggggttgcgcgaaaaacgaattgaaataatttattgtaaacgtgaaccaggaaccacggagcgcttatcctggaagtcgagaaattttattagcggagtgacagctaccgaatttggggttgcgcgaaaaacgaattgaaataatttattgtaaacgtgaaccaggaaccacggagcgcttatcctggaagtcgagaaattttattagcggagtgacagctaccgaatttggggttgcgcgaaaaacgaattgaaataatttattgtaaacgtgaaccaggaaccacggagcgcttatcctggaagtcgagaaattttattagcggagtgacagctaccgaatttggggttgcgcgaaaaacgaattgaaataatttattgtaaacgtgaaccaggaaccacggagcgcttatcctggaagttgagtttcaccgcgtagcggacccgaagcgcgggatccgggaggttgagaaccccgtactcgaaatttgcggagcgcgactctcatgcgtccgctctactgcgcggttgtttccagactgagaatttcggctagctgattttgaattggtgacgtcactttctgaacgtccgaactttgatactatgtatgatgatgtatgatgtacgatgtatgatgtacgatgtatgatgtatgatgtataaggtatgatgatatgatatgatgtataatgattttagctttcacatttcatacaagaaatacacactttatacctcctgccgattccagactcaagcggccaggcccttcgatggtcagccgttgactcaagatatattcttcagtgaacgggtcggctaataacgctgccgttctgcgacagttggatgatgaaaaatttcgctcgtatctttcaaatgtgtgttaaaataaactcgaaatgtcaagaagcgtcgttctttctctccctatcacctttctaggtctttaaaccactacgcagcgttaaataccgtctcatatacgaagcatccgtttcatctcgttcaaaattagcgcatccgtgatgtattacagttactctgaatttttttccatccgaatacttttcgaaaaacaattctgctcctctacccaacgcagatacttcacttgcgaccagctaaaacaacgtttcgattctatgcctatgaaaattcaagatcgagagagcaaatgaaaagttgttggaataattatgaatactaatgttatggaatacatcgagcgcgcgtcgaatagaattccatttcgaaatgaataattcttctcttttcatatcatagctaatctggTAATATAGCTAAATAGGATGGtcggaggtgttcggaaatattaggaggtggtcggcgctggcagaaggtgataCGGGGAggtcgaaagtggccattgatggtcggaggtggcagggggaagtaggaggtgttcgaaaatggtaggacatttcaaaagttaaagtcgacgatgatccggtgcatcaattttatcgttacagattttcgtttcccatgaggcgtagagtattcaacaacgataatgcagtccttaaaattcatcattcatctctgactggaaagctaattcgcaaggcgtggtattctattctatttgcattatgagaaaaatacccgtactctacatacactgtttctaatcttttgctacgtttggtttaatccccatgcttccacagcacgattagtcggaaatgtttttgattatccataataaaataaaagaagtaacaaagcttaaatttattgttaaaactCTAAtaa
It encodes the following:
- the LOC124301784 gene encoding LHFPL tetraspan subfamily member 2a protein; translated protein: MCYVIVTGRSLFWTLMSLSAVLAMFSALMTPRWLAGPPTSEDIENGTALHGKPNWEDFNFDGLATLSSTSPDCWKAAFFFLALGLAVMTATVVAALIGCCVQSIGKKSIFDLAGVAQSIAGIMYLLGMILYVAGWGSSKIQALCGDEAVPFYLGNCSLGWASYLAVLGVLLTFASAVFSSQAEKSTASDKVQDQINEGKTLICLA